The proteins below are encoded in one region of Ricinus communis isolate WT05 ecotype wild-type chromosome 6, ASM1957865v1, whole genome shotgun sequence:
- the LOC8269090 gene encoding carotenoid 9,10(9',10')-cleavage dioxygenase 1, which translates to MSEVNPSPVIASPPIVEVNPSPRKGLTSKVIDFLEKLIVKLMHDPSQPLHYLSGNFAPVDETPPVTDLPVKGHLPECMNGEFVRVGPNPKFSPVAGYHWFDGDGMIHGMRIKNGKATYVRRYVKTSRLKQEEFFGGSKFMKIGDLRGLFGLLMVNMQMLRAKMKVFDMSYGMGTANTALIYHHGKLLALQEADKPYVVKVMEDGDLQTVGLLDYDKRLKHSFTAHPKVDPFTGEMFTFGYGHEKPYITYRVVSKDGIMHDPVPITISEPIMMHDFAITENYAIFLDLPMYFRPKEMVKEKKLIYTFDATKKARFGVLPRYAKDDREMRWFELPNCFIFHNANAWEEEDEVVLITCRLENPDLNMVSGTVKGKLENFKNELYEMRFNMKTGMALQKKLSVSAVDFPRVNESYTGRKQRFVYGTILDSIAKVTGVIKFDLHAEPQLDKKKLEVGGNVKGIFDLGPGRFGSEAVFVPREPGTSSEEDDGYLILFVYDENTGKSSVNVIDAKTMSADPVAVIELPHRVPYGFHAFFVTEEQLQEQATL; encoded by the exons ATGTCTGAGGTGAATCCATCGCCTGTAATAGCATCGCCGCCAATAGTGGAAGTGAATCCATCGCCAAGAAAAGGACTCACTTCTAAGGTTATTGACTTCTTGGAAAAGCTGATAGTGAAATTAATGCATGATCCTTCTCAACCTCTTCATTATCTCTCCGGTAATTTCGCTCCTGTTGATGAAACTCCTCCTGTTACTGACCTTCCTGTTAAAGGTCACCTTCCT GAATGCATGAATGGCGAGTTTGTAAGAGTAGGACCAAATCCAAAGTTTTCTCCTGTGGCTGGATATCACTG GTTTGATGGAGATGG CATGATTCACGGTATGCGCATAAAAAATGGAAAGGCAACATATGTTCGTCGCTATGTGAAGACATCACGTCTTAAACAAGAAGAGTTTTTTGGAGGCTCCAAATTTATGAAG ATAGGAGATCTTAGGGGGCTGTTTGGTTTGCTCATGGTTAACATGCAAATGCTACGAGCAAAAATGAAAGTATTTGACATGTCTTATGGAATGGGAACAG CTAATACAGCTCTCATTTATCACCATGGAAAGCTCTTAGCACTTCAAGAGGCAGATAAGCCCT ATGTGGTTAAAGTTATGGAAGATGGAGATCTACAAACCGTCGGCCTACTGGATTATGACAAGAGACTTAAACATTCATTTACTGCTCATCCAAAGGTTGATCCATTCACAG GAGAGATGTTCACCTTTGGCTATGGGCATGAAAAGCCATACATCACGTACAGAGTTGTTTCAAAGGACGGTATCATGCATGACCCGGTACCAATAACGATATCAGAGCCCATCATGATGCACGACTTTGCTATTACTGAGaattatgcaatttttttggACCTTCCTATGTACTTTAGGCCAAAG gaaatggtgaaagaaaagaagttaaTATACACATTTGATGCAACAAAAAAAGCTCGTTTTGGTGTTCTTCCACGGTATGCCAAGGATGACCGTGAAATGAGATGGTTTGAGCTGCCAAATTGTTTCATATTCCATAATG CCAACGCTTGGGAGGAGGAGGATGAAGTTGTTTTAATCACTTGCCGCCTTGAAAACCCAGATCTAAACATGGTCAGCGGGACTGTTAAAGGAAAACttgagaattttaaaaatgaact GTATGAGATGAGATTCAACATGAAAACTGGCATGGCTTTACAAAAGAAACTATCAGTCTCTGCAGTTGATTTTCCCAGGGTGAATGAAAGCTACACTGGCAG GAAACAAAGATTTGTTTATGGAACTATTCTGGATAGCATTGCCAAGGTCACAGGGGTAATCAAATTTGATCTACATGCTGAACCCCAGCTGGATAAAAAGAAACTTGAAGTTGGAGGAAATGTCAAAGGGATCTTTGATCTGGGACCTGGTAGATTTGGTTCAGAGGCTGTATTTGTTCCTCGGGAGCCTGGGACTAGTTCTGAGGAAGATGATGGCTATTTGATATTGTTTGTGTATGATGAGAACACAGG AAAATCGTCAGTGAATGTAATTGATGCAAAAACAATGTCAGCTGATCCTGTTGCAGTTATTGAATTACCCCATAGGGTTCCTTATGGTTTCCATGCCTTCTTTGTGACAGAG GAACAACTTCAAGAACAGGCAACATTGTAA